One region of Phragmites australis chromosome 18, lpPhrAust1.1, whole genome shotgun sequence genomic DNA includes:
- the LOC133898562 gene encoding ethylene-responsive transcription factor CRF2-like: MDPQRIRISFSDPDATESDSGDDASSGAARKAADKTTEIVILLGKMVLASRSTKNPAPGSKAQAAGPSALAAATSSRKRGVKATRSAPKRRYRGVYERQPGRWAAEFRSHRLKVRHWLGTFATEEEAKAAYDAFGTQLLSPSCSGGLLVSSERGGAVRRASPHPPDEKQQIVQALTATTTTMLSSASAMAVSVSPAPCISSITSASPPSLSQNSRSHADVRASLDPFRADEPADEDLIGLADLAGLPLPFLDGNLDFDLADLSLFDNGFL; the protein is encoded by the coding sequence ATGGATCCTCAGAGGATCCGGATCTCCTTCTCCGACCCCGACGCCACCGAGTCCGACTCCGGCGACGACGCGAGCTCTGGCGCGGCCAGGAAGGCTGCCGACAAGACAACGGAGATCGTGATCTTGCTTGGCAAGATGGTGCTCGCCAGCAGGAGCACCAAGAACCCTGCCCCTGGTTCTAAGGCCCAAGCGGCTGGGCCGTCAgcgctggcggcggcgacgagcagCAGGAAGCGCGGCGTCAAGGCGACAAGGTCGGCGCCCAAGAGGCGGTACCGCGGCGTGTACGAGCGCCAGCCCGGCCGGTGGGCGGCGGAGTTCCGGAGCCACAGGCTCAAGGTCCGGCACTGGCTCGGCACGTTCGCCACCGAGGAGGAGGCTAAGGCTGCCTACGATGCTTTCGGGACGCAGCTCCTCTCGCCCTCGTGCAGCGGTGGCCTGCTGGTGTCGTCCGAGCGGGGCGGTGCCGTTCGCAGAGCGTCACCACATCCGCCAGATGAGAAGCAGCAGATTGTACAGGCTTTGACGGCGACGACGACCACGATGTTGTCGTCTGCGAGTGCGATGGCAGTGTCCGTCTCGCCTGCGCCATGCATCTCTTCCATAACGTCGGCGTCACCGCCATCGCTGTCGCAGAATTCACGATCGCACGCTGATGTGCGGGCGAGTCTTGATCCGTTCCGGGCGGACGAACCCGCCGATGAGGATCTTATAGGTTTAGCCGATCTCGCTGGCCTGCCATTGCCGTTCTTGGATGGCAACTTGGACTTTGATCTGGCTGATTTATCGCTGTTTGATAACGGGTTCTTGTGA
- the LOC133898561 gene encoding uncharacterized protein LOC133898561 yields the protein MAHKALALAFLVSAAFLLRAHQPATAQVFCRSQFNLANEACSMRTFPRPRPGLPRQQLNETSTSAAAATGGVGGQGLQSRDDDDDDDNGGRRSSRHRHRHYSEEEEDPRDTACCRRLMGLDNSCVCQAAARLPAFMNSVRHSVTLTPVDGCEVTFECPGPLF from the coding sequence ATGGCTCACAAAGCCCTGGCCCTCGCATTTCTGGTGTCCGCTGCTTTCCTCCTGAGAGCGCACCAGCCGGCGACCGCTCAGGTGTTCTGCCGGTCACAGTTCAACCTGGCCAACGAGGCGTGCAGCATGCGGACGTtcccgcggccgcggccggggCTGCCGCGGCAGCAGCTCAACGAGACGTCCACGTCGGCGGCCGCTGCCACCGGCGGTGTCGGAGGCCAGGGGCTGCAGTCCagggacgacgacgacgacgacgacaatgGCGGAAGGCGGTCGTCTAGGCACCGTCACCGGCACTacagcgaggaggaggaggacccccGCGACACGGCCTGCTGCCGCCGGCTCATGGGCCTCGACAACTCGTGCGTCTGCCAGGCCGCAGCGCGGCTCCCAGCGTTCATGAACTCGGTCAGGCATTCCGTCACGCTCACGCCCGTGGATGGCTGCGAGGTCACCTTCGAGTGCCCCGGTCCGCTCTTCTAG